The Brenneria rubrifaciens genome has a window encoding:
- the rapZ gene encoding RNase adapter RapZ, giving the protein MVLMIVSGRSGSGKSVALRALEDMGFYCVDNLPVVLLPELANTLAARNISAAVSIDVRNMPESPEIFEHAMEQLPQSFSPQLLFLDADRNTLIRRYSDTRRLHPLSSKNLSLESAIDEENDLLEPLRSQADLIIDTSEMSVHELAEMLRTRLLGKRERELTIVFESFGYKHGIPIDADYVFDVRFLPNPHWDPKLRPMTGLDKPVAAFLDRHTEVHNFIYQTRSYLELWLPMLETNNRSYLTVAIGCTGGKHRSVYIAEQLADYFRSRGKNVQSRHRTLEKRK; this is encoded by the coding sequence ATGGTGCTGATGATCGTCAGCGGTCGCTCAGGGTCGGGGAAATCTGTCGCCCTGCGCGCGCTTGAAGACATGGGGTTCTACTGCGTAGATAACCTGCCAGTGGTTTTGTTGCCAGAGCTGGCCAATACGCTTGCGGCACGCAATATTTCCGCCGCGGTCAGCATTGATGTACGCAATATGCCGGAATCCCCGGAAATCTTCGAGCACGCGATGGAACAACTGCCGCAAAGCTTCTCACCGCAACTGTTATTCCTGGATGCCGATCGCAATACGCTAATCCGCCGTTACAGTGATACCCGCCGTCTGCATCCCTTATCCAGTAAAAATCTGTCGCTGGAAAGCGCCATTGATGAAGAAAACGATCTGTTGGAACCGCTGCGCTCGCAGGCCGATCTGATCATCGATACCTCCGAGATGTCGGTGCATGAGCTGGCTGAAATGCTGCGTACCCGCCTGCTGGGTAAACGGGAACGCGAACTGACGATAGTATTTGAATCTTTCGGCTATAAACACGGTATTCCCATTGATGCCGACTATGTGTTTGACGTTCGCTTTCTGCCCAACCCGCACTGGGATCCGAAGCTGCGTCCGATGACCGGTCTGGACAAACCCGTCGCTGCCTTCCTCGATCGGCATACTGAAGTCCACAATTTTATCTACCAGACGCGCAGCTATCTGGAACTGTGGCTTCCCATGCTGGAAACCAACAACCGCAGCTATCTGACGGTGGCGATTGGCTGTACCGGGGGAAAACATCGTTCGGTGTACATCGCGGAGCAGTTAGCTGATTATTTCCGCTCACGCGGCAAGAACGTTCAGTCGCGCCATCGCACATTGGAAAAACGTAAATAA
- the ptsN gene encoding PTS IIA-like nitrogen regulatory protein PtsN → MNNDPVLQLSTVLRPECTRSSVHCQSKKRALEIISELAAKQLNLSSQIIFDAILTRERMGSTGIGNGIAIPHGKLEGDNVLGAIGVFIQLEQPIAFDAIDNQAVDLLFALLVPAEQCKTHLHTLSLVAKRLADKTVCRRLRAAQSDEELYQIMTETG, encoded by the coding sequence ATGAACAACGATCCCGTTTTGCAACTCAGCACCGTGTTACGTCCAGAGTGCACCCGAAGTTCGGTCCATTGCCAAAGTAAAAAGCGGGCATTGGAAATTATCAGTGAGCTGGCGGCCAAACAGCTTAATCTCTCCTCACAGATTATTTTTGATGCCATTCTCACCCGCGAGCGAATGGGCAGTACCGGTATCGGCAATGGTATTGCCATTCCACATGGAAAGCTTGAGGGGGATAACGTGCTGGGAGCAATCGGCGTCTTTATCCAGTTAGAGCAGCCTATCGCTTTCGATGCCATTGATAATCAAGCCGTTGATTTGCTTTTTGCCTTGCTGGTTCCGGCAGAACAATGTAAAACCCATTTACATACGCTGTCGCTCGTCGCCAAACGCCTGGCGGATAAAACGGTTTGCCGGCGCTTGAGGGCGGCGCAAAGCGATGAAGAGCTCTATCAGATCATGACGGAAACCGGTTAA
- the hpf gene encoding ribosome hibernation promoting factor, protein MQLNITGHHIEITEPLHDFVNTKFSKLEQYFDRINQVNVVLKVEKIQQIADATVHVNGGELHATSEALDMYAAIDLLIDKLARQLTKHKDKLKQH, encoded by the coding sequence ATGCAGCTCAACATCACCGGACACCACATCGAAATTACCGAACCTTTACACGATTTCGTGAACACCAAATTCTCCAAGTTGGAGCAATACTTTGATCGCATCAATCAGGTCAACGTGGTATTGAAAGTGGAGAAAATACAACAAATCGCTGACGCCACGGTTCACGTCAACGGTGGAGAGCTGCACGCCACATCAGAAGCGCTAGATATGTACGCCGCTATCGATTTGCTGATCGATAAGCTGGCTCGCCAGCTTACCAAGCATAAAGATAAGCTGAAACAGCACTAG
- the rpoN gene encoding RNA polymerase factor sigma-54: MKQGLQLRLSQQLAMTPQLQQAIRLLQLSTLELQQEIQLALENNPLLEQSDNHEEIESFEAADSDSLDTGEALEQKDMPEELPLDATWDEIYSAGTPSGTGTDYRDEELPIYQGETTQTLQDYLMWQVELTPFSDTDAAIATSIVDAVDNTGYLTVPLGDILDSIGDENVTLDEVEAVLKRVQRFDPVGVAARDLRDCLLVQLSQFAESTPRLAEARLIVSDFLDLLANHDFRSLIRSTRLKEEVLKEALALIQSLDPRPGQSINTGESEYVIPDVLVRKIQGRWVVELNTDSVPRLQINQQYAALGNCVRSDSDGQFIRSHLQEARWLIKSLESRNDTLLKVTRCIVEQQQDFFEQGEEFMKPMVLADIAQVVDMHESTISRVTTQKFLHSPRGIFELKYFFSSHVNTDSGGEASSTAIRALVKKLIAAENPAKPLSDSKLTLLLAEQGIIVARRTVAKYRESLSIPPSNQRKQLV; encoded by the coding sequence ATGAAGCAAGGTTTGCAACTCAGGCTTAGCCAGCAATTGGCCATGACTCCACAGCTACAGCAGGCAATCCGTCTGTTGCAACTGTCCACGCTTGAACTGCAACAAGAGATTCAACTGGCGCTGGAAAATAATCCGTTACTCGAGCAGTCGGACAATCACGAAGAAATAGAGTCATTCGAGGCGGCCGACAGTGATTCGCTGGATACCGGCGAAGCGCTGGAACAGAAAGATATGCCGGAAGAGTTGCCGCTTGACGCGACTTGGGACGAAATCTATTCCGCGGGCACGCCATCCGGCACCGGCACCGATTACCGGGATGAAGAGTTACCCATCTATCAGGGGGAAACGACGCAAACCCTTCAGGATTACCTGATGTGGCAGGTGGAGTTGACGCCCTTTTCAGATACCGATGCGGCGATAGCGACGTCCATCGTTGACGCGGTGGACAACACCGGCTATCTCACCGTGCCGCTGGGAGATATTTTGGACAGCATTGGGGATGAAAACGTCACGCTGGATGAAGTGGAAGCGGTGCTCAAGCGGGTACAGCGCTTTGATCCGGTGGGCGTTGCCGCGCGCGATCTGCGTGACTGCCTGCTGGTACAGCTTTCCCAGTTTGCTGAGAGCACGCCGCGCCTCGCGGAAGCCAGGCTGATTGTGAGCGACTTCCTCGATTTGCTGGCCAACCATGATTTCCGCAGCCTGATTCGCTCAACCCGCCTGAAAGAAGAGGTGTTGAAAGAAGCGCTGGCGCTGATTCAATCCCTCGACCCCCGTCCGGGCCAATCCATCAACACGGGTGAGTCCGAATATGTTATTCCTGACGTGCTGGTGCGCAAAATCCAGGGACGTTGGGTGGTCGAACTGAATACCGACAGCGTGCCGCGGCTACAGATCAATCAGCAATACGCCGCGCTGGGCAACTGCGTCCGTAGCGACAGCGACGGCCAGTTTATCCGTAGTCATTTGCAGGAAGCGCGCTGGTTAATCAAAAGTCTGGAGAGCCGTAATGATACGCTGCTCAAAGTGACCCGCTGTATTGTCGAACAACAGCAGGATTTTTTTGAACAGGGTGAAGAATTCATGAAACCGATGGTGCTGGCAGATATCGCCCAAGTGGTGGATATGCATGAATCCACCATTTCCCGGGTGACCACACAGAAATTTCTGCACAGTCCGCGCGGCATTTTTGAACTAAAATATTTCTTCTCCAGTCACGTGAATACCGACAGCGGAGGTGAGGCTTCGTCAACGGCTATCCGGGCACTGGTGAAGAAGTTAATCGCCGCGGAAAACCCCGCCAAGCCATTAAGCGACAGCAAGCTCACGCTGCTGCTCGCCGAACAGGGCATCATTGTGGCGCGGCGGACGGTGGCGAAATACCGAGAGTCTTTATCTATCCCACCATCAAATCAGCGTAAACAACTGGTTTGA